A stretch of DNA from Rhizobacter sp.:
CGGAATCCGTCAGCAGGTCGCGGGCTTCTGTCAAATCATCCAGCCTCAGCTTGCGGGTTGCATGACCCACGCCTGCTCCACCACTCCGGGCGCCAGCGGCGCACCCATGTTTGTCGAGCGCTCTCTGGGCGGCAGACAAGAGCTGATGTTCATAGGCATACACACCAGTGGAAAGCGCGAAGAGACGTTCTGCCCAGGTGATGCGGCCGCAGACACCATACTCAACTACGGCGTAGTTGTACGCGCCGAGGACGTGGCCAGACTTGAATGAGGAACTCAATGCGACCCTTGTACCTACTGTTTGCGCTTCTCTCAGTGGCGGGAAGTTCTACGGCAGCAGAAGCGCCTCGCGATGAAAGTCTCATCTTCCGCTCTGTCGTCGATGACGACTGCGATGAATCGACGTTTCGCGCCGAAAGCGCAGCCTTGGCAGCTTGGGCTGGGAAATTCGCAGTAAGCGCGGTGGTGGGACTCGGCTCCACACTCCTAGACAAAGCGACAGAGTCCTCAACGACCGTCCGAACAGGTGCGGCCCCGGGCTTTCTGTACCGCTGGAGCGGCAAAGGCAAAGCATGGCTACCCAGCGGTACTTGCATTCGGTTCTGGTATGGCCGACAAAGGGCCACACCAGTGACGAATCTCGCCGTCTATGGACCGGCACCAGTGGGAGCTGAGGTTCCTTGGAAGGGAATCACAGCTCGTTGGTCGGCGCTTGGGCTCAGCGAGCAACCCTATCTGTATGGGGAGGTAAGGCTTGCAGGCCGCGAGATTGACAACCTTTTGGTACTGCAGCCGGTAGTGCTCTTTTCTCGTCGACCGCCCGAAGCTGAAGGGCTGTTTCGGAAGCCAACTCAGCTGACGGTAGGCATTGATCTCAAGGGACTTGATGCAACCAAGACCATAGGGTCCCATCTGATCCTTCTAAAGGACCTAGAGGGCACGCCGACTTTGATATATGGGGCAGCGACGAAGGGACTCGCAAGCGGTTGGTCGGCAATGCCCAAGCCTCCAGGTGAACCGTCGAAAGGAAGCAATGACCTGGAGGCAGGACCTTTTACTGCCGCCGTCACATTTACAAGCAGCAGCGATGGAACACTGTTTGGCAAGACTCTTTCGAGCACACTCAAAGCCCAGAAAGACGATTTGGCCAAAGCGCTCACACCCGAAACTCAAGCTCAAAAGGATGCTGAACACCAGAAGGCCATCGCAGCTGCCTTTGACGCGGTCGGTGTCGTCCTAGACGCACAAGCTGCTCTCGACAAAGCGACAGACGCCACAAGGCCGCGCCTCGCGCTGGCCCTTCAGAAAGCCCAATACCTCGCGAATTTGCAATTGCAGGCAGCGGGTTTGGCTCCACGCTACAACGTCAGCGGCCCATGACATTGGCTAAGCACCCCGTCGCACAAAGAGCCATCAGAATTGCTGCCTTGGGCAGCACCTCAAAAGCTGCAACATCTTTGAGCGAGCCCCTACGCGATACGTTCTATAGATTCAGTTGCACTCCCGGAACGCCACGTACATTACGTCTGATTCACGGACCCAACCGATTGCTTGCCCGGGGGCATACGGTTCACTATCTGACGCACCGGTGAGCTTTAGCCAGCCGCTCCTTCTTTCAACAGCCCACACTGCGAGAGGTTGTGTGATGGTTGTCATCACCTGCTCATGGTCCGGGGATTGAAAGACACGGGTGCCAGAACCGTGGACGACAAACCGGTCACCCTTTATCTCACCCGCGGGCATGACGCACTGCGGAAGCGTCTCGGTTGCAGGAACCTCCGTCTTTGCCTGTGTGCTGTCCGAACCGGAAGCGTTTGGCGTGTCAGCTTTAGGCGCCGCTTGTTTGAGCGCCCCAAGCACAGACAAGTGAGCTACCAGTTGCCCAAACTCCTGAGCACCTCGCGCCTTCACGAAGGTATGACTTTTGTCGTCCGAAGGTTGAACTTCGTAGTACACCGTCGTCTCGACCCGTCCATCCTTGACCTTCATGCGTTGCAGTAGGTTGTACGCCGCATTGAAGAAGACCCTCGCATTTGGACTGACTGCGAGTTCCGCTACTGAGGGTGGCACCGCTGCGGACATTTGCACCTCGCACTCTTGCCTTCCGAGCTCTGCGTTCTTAGCAACCGTCCGCACTGCATCGAACTGGATTTTTACTGCGGTCTCGATCTCACGGAGGTGGTGCTGCTTCTCAGGGACGAGAGAAAGTGATTCTTCGACAGAGTCCTGATAAAAGCTCTTGACCGTGTCAAGCACCAACTTGTCTGAACAAGTTGGCCCTTTTTCCGCGCAAGCAGTTGCGAGCATGCTTACTGCTACCACCATCCCGTAGCGTCCAACAGTTCCAAAGAAATTTGTCATATCCCTCTCCATGTTGTTCCCTCATTCGATTCGTGGCGCCATAGGCGCGTACCTCTCAATCGCTACTGCTCAGAGTCAACAACAAACTTCCACTCAAAGCAGCAGTCTGCGCAGCGTCGTTCCTCGCGTGTTCGGTCGAAGCCGACCTTCATCACCTTGGTTCTCGTTCCCCGAGTTGTTGATTCCTTGAATTCCTTGGGTCTGCTGACGCTACGGAGCTCATCGCGCTGGACCACCTCGAAGGACTCGCTGCCACAGTTGGGGCATCCGGACCCTCCGTCGTCGCTGTATCGCAGACCCGCACCGTCCGCGAGCGCTCGGCAGATGCGCTGCCTGCGAGTGTTCATGTCGCCGTTTTCGTCTTTGAGCGAACTGGCGATACCTATCGCGACGTTTCGCAACGACTGGCCGGCGTACATCAGGCCCACCGCTTCCGCTCGCTCCAGCACTGACCGTTCGTCATGCGCCAGCGCGGGGTCGCCCTCGCTGAGCAGCGCTTGCACGTCCGACAGATCGAACATCGCAGCGCGCGCACCAGTCTTTGCCCGCACATTAGCGACCAGCCTCGGAAGAACCTCTTCCCTCTCGCCTATAGGGAGTGACGCGGCGATTTCTGCGACCAAGGCCAGTAAGCAATACGCAAAGCCTGCGAAGGTGGCGTCCACCATGTCCGGTTCGAGCATGGCCTTCACGTCCGCCATCACTTGCGTTCGCAGGCGCCTTCGAGCAAACCAACCGTGCCCAGTTCGCTTCAGCGCGAACTCCAAGCTGTTCTCGATGGCCGCGATGGGCTCCGCAGAGGTCATTCCCCAGGCGACCGGCGTGCGAATTGGCAGAGGAAGGTTCATGAACCGATCAAACGCCGGCTCCTTCATGGCCCTCTCGATCAAGCTCTGATAGTTCTTCATGCGTTTTCCTCTTCTTGGACTTGGTATGAGGTGCTACAGGCGAAGACGCCCGCGCTGGTATTGGTTGAAAACCGTGCGTGGCGTCCAGATTCCTTCGTGATCGCGGACGAGTCTCACGATCACCGGCGTAATCAGGATCAGCCATCCCAAAGCGCTGGCGCGCCGCTTCGCGCGCTGCGCGTTCGTCTTGCCTTCGGGAACGATGAGTGAGGCGAGGTGAATGAGGAAGATCGCCCCCAACGACACCTTGGTGACCAGCGCCACCGCAAACCAGAGCGGATTGCGGTTGTCGATCCAGGTGCGTATCGCAATGATGATCGAGCACACCCCAGCTGTCAGCAAGAGCAAACCCAGCACCGCCGGCCGGACCCACCCATCACCCGTGCTCAATACGATGACGTAGAACGCGCCCAGCAACGATGCACCGGCAAAGAAGACCAGCGCCAGATCGTCGTAGTTTCTGAAGACGGTGATTCCCTTCCGCCATCCAGCAACGACGCCGGCAAGAACGGCAACGAGCCATCCCGCTGCTGCGGCCTGCCAAAGTGCGTCGCTCCCTGGGCGCCATCCGTCCAACCAGGTAATCGACCCAGCGCCTCCGTATATTGCGCAGCCCCCAACCGCCAACAGCAAGAGAACGATCAAAAGTCGCCTCATGTAGATGCCCTTCCGATGCACAAAACTAAGGAATGCTTAGGTCTCTCAGCACAGCCATCACGCTCTACTAAGTAAATCTTAGAGCAACGCGGGTTTGTTTCTCAGATTCTCTTAGGCGACATGACGCCCAAGGGAACAACGTGACCACCGCCTCGAACGTCTTCGGGCGTCGCTTGCGGGAAGCGCGCGACCGTGCCGGACTGACGCAGGAGGCACTTGCCCACGCAGCCGGCATCGACGAGTTCTCGGCCAGCGCAAGGATGAGCCAATATGAAACTGGCAAGCATTGGCCTCATCACGACATCGCCCGGAATCTCGCCAAGGCGCTTCGGGTGCCAGTCGAATACCTTTACGCATCCGATGACAAGACCGCTGAAATGCTGCTCCTATGGGGTCGGCTGCCCGCCGCCCGGCGGACTCAGCTTCTTGCCGACCTTCGAGCGCAGGTTGGCGATTGACGCCTCGTGCCGATAGACGGCACCTCGCAAAGCGTTTCCGCGACCATCGAGCCGCTGGTTGAAGGCGGAGTTACTACGCTTGCCGGCGTGCCGCTCTTGCCGATGAGCGGCTTGTGCACTGCTTGGAGCGCGTGCAGCTGCCATCCGCACTGAGCATCTGAAGTTGCCGAATCGCCTGGGACAGCGTGCCAGCTTGGCTGATGGCTCGGGCGGCGCTTTTGTGAAGGTCGGTGCCAGGCCGCCGCAGCCGAAGCGCTAGTCGAGCGAGTTCTCCACTGTCTTCGTCCAAGGCAAGGGGCGGTTCGCCGATTTCGCCGGCGTCCAGGTCGCAGAAGACGATCCGGCCCGTGACCCTCTCGACCAGCACATTGCGCCCACGGTCAAAGTCACCGATGGCGATGCGTCGGCGATGAAGTGGTTGCAGCGCTCGCGCGACTCGTATCAGCACGCAAAGCGACCAGGCGATACGCCCACTGTTGACCAGCTCGTACAAGGTGGCGCCATCGACATAGTCGAAAGCAAGCCAGGGCCGGTCCCCCACACCCGCTTGGCGTTTGAGGATACCCCACTCAATGAACCGCTTCACCGATGGAACAGCACGCAGACGGTGATAGTGGGATGTGATGTGCTCAACCTCACGAGCCATGTTCCGGCCTCGGAGGAGTTTGAGCGTCTTGAAACTTCGGTCGCGGATGTCGGTGACCAAGTAGACATGGCCCTCACATCCATGACCAAGAAGCCTCTTTACCTCGTATGGCCCGATCTGGTCACCAGGCACACGCGCATATAGACGATGGTCCTCTCCGCTTGGCGTCACGGCAGCAACCCCAACATTCGGCCCGCCTTCCCCGCTGCAGTCTTGCGTGCGTCAAGGATGTACGCCTCTTTGCACTTCACGGATCGCAACCTGCCATCGGCCATTCGGTACCCCAACTTGCCCGTCCCCGCGGCCGGCGGGTTGAGTTCAATGCGTGCGTTCCATTGAGCCAGCGGGGGCGTCGGTTCGCTCGGATCGAGGCACAGAATTCCGGTCACCGTTTTGCTTCCTTTGGACACCAACGTTTCGACCCCAACCGCCAAGACCCAATGCCCGCTCCCTGTGCCATCCACGCCGACGATAGCCACCCGATTGCGATTCAGCTTCTCCGCCACCCGCCGAAGCAAGCGCTCTGTCGATCCCAGGTCAATTCGGTACTTGATAAACCCGCTGAGCGTTGACAGAAGGCTCAACATCTCTTGTTTGTCAGTGCCGGTG
This window harbors:
- a CDS encoding helix-turn-helix transcriptional regulator, with protein sequence MTTASNVFGRRLREARDRAGLTQEALAHAAGIDEFSASARMSQYETGKHWPHHDIARNLAKALRVPVEYLYASDDKTAEMLLLWGRLPAARRTQLLADLRAQVGD